In the genome of Arachis stenosperma cultivar V10309 chromosome 6, arast.V10309.gnm1.PFL2, whole genome shotgun sequence, the window AACCGCCCATAATTCTTGTTTCATATTAACTTGTACGATCGTTCCTTACAATTAtgtcaattatttttaaaaactgTTACATTTTTCAAGCCTAGTAGTTGCTATGTCTAAAAGTATGtcatggagagagagagagagagcattTTTTTCAACAGGGAATTTTCCAAGGGGCTTCGTGCTTTAGTATTGAAACCATTTTTTCTTGTTtaagaaaagaagaaacaaaattattattacaTCTAATTTGAATTCAATATAATCTATGTGCATTTTGGGGAGCCTTCTGAAGTTTCAACATATATGCTGTTAGTGCATCTTGCAAGTTGCATAAAGATACAATATTGCAGTAATGATATTGATGCCTGCATATGTCTTCTACTCTTTGACATTTGACCCTGCAGCAACTTTCTTGGTAGCTTGCATTTGCTtacaaaatttgatataaaaaaagTCAGCACAGCTCATTCAAACCTGACCTCACTATCTTACTGAAACTTCCAGCAAaatggatatatatatatatatatatatatatatacatagttatcagaaccgaaccggtgatcgaACCGGTGAAGTTATTGGGTCACTGGGTTACTAGTTCAACCGGTGGGTCACTGGTTGAACCGGTTAACCcggtataattaaataattatataaaatttaattattttttctttattataagtacttttattttgtttttataaaaatagttatcattttcaaattttaatactttattaattaatttatatttattgtattattatattattataaataaaaacttagatatagttaatttttatgtgaagttgatatttaaaaatagttagatgatttgataagtttaactaaatatcatctaatgattttcaactatcaacttcatacGAAGACAACTGCATGTGAGTCTTtacttattattatatactacaattatttattaaaaaaataatattaatagatatcatataatcatgaaaaaaaaataatttgtgattaataattttttttgtttatatatatatatatataatttatagttaaataaaatataattgatttaaaaatgaggaactttaaaattaaaattaattgaatataagtATAATAAAAACTTActatatgtattataatttgGATATATGTTAGCAAGAAGCAAAGCAGCTTGGTGGCATGGGCATCCTACCTGCAACCTTCATGTGCCAAGTTCGAACCCCATTGTAgccattttaaaaaattttccaAAAAACACAAAGCTTTGACACTTGGCACGCTGGAGCATGAGGAGAGCATGGTGTTCTTGCAGAGCCCAGGTGCGTCGTAGCTTCGCCTTCGGTTGGGACCGAGCGGTTCGGTCCGAGCCGGTTTTCATCGGTTTTGGCCGGTTCGTTCCGAGTTTAACCGGTTCATTCCGGTTTTTGGCCTTGAACGGTCCTATCCTTGGACCGGACCGGTATAGTGTCCGGTTTTccggtcgaaccggccggtccggtccggttctgctaactatgtatatatatatatatatatatatatgactgTATTACTTATTGCCTAAAAAGGTTTTTTTTAGCTATAGGTATAAATATCAGATTTGGTTCCTGTTAAGTGTAATATAGAGAATAAAATATAATGCCTTATTTGTTGATACGAAAAATTAATCGTTATGCTAAAACTAttgatttcgtttttttaaTCAATGATTCAAATGCTGCCGTTTGCTAAGTATAAGCGTAAAGTCCCCTGTCTGCATCATATTACGCTGAACCAAAACGAGGGTCCTACCAAGGGGGGAAAATGGAAGTAAAATAAGACCATTTCCAACCGAGGCCAAATTTGAGCACTGGTCCCTGTTAGAATATAGTGCTGGTCAGGAGAAACTTTTCGGTTgctacttatttatttattcattttttttccaaaatattacataagaaaataaaatgtgaAGAGATAAAATGGTTTGAATAGCTGGGGTTCTGAAGGGCTCTGAAAGAGTAAAATTCGTTTCCACTTTAGTCTTTATAAACCCTTCCCTTTCAAGACCCCAACTTGCAAAAGCACTAAATTTTACTGTGCTTATGACAATCAGCCTCTCCTTTGCAAAATGGAAACCATAATAACATGCTATTTCTTGAGTAAATATCTGATGAGGTTTTCTGCATTAACTATTCCATAGGTAAACTTAGAAGGGGCTAGAGATTTGTCGTCGGTTTCCAGCTGACAGATACCTTCATACCAGAAAGTTTACGACTAGTGACCTAAAAACTATTCCATAGGTGGGAAGTGGGAACCAATTCTATATATTTTGCCAAAAAAGAAGTGGCAAAATCAAAGTTAATAAGTTATCCTATGTACACAAATTTTACTGAACCAATGCCCAAATAGAGCAGTGAAGCAATTGAAAATGGAAAGATAAATAATGTTTGAACCAAAAGATTAGGGGAAGTTTGACATTTCGAAACTCACTTATCTTAAACTTAATTTTGTTCTCCACATATCCCCAACGACCTGTCTTGGCTGCGGATTATCCGGTCCTCTGTCTCGTTGCCCTGATGTGAAGTACAACCATCCATCCCAAAAACCAGTTAATGTGGTTTTGATGCGGTAAGGAAGTTTTCCAATCACTGACCATGTCTGCGGAAGGTAATGCAAAACATAAAATTCAAATGTCAGAAAGGAATATTAATCAACATCTCAAACAACCATGAATAAACATGTTCCAAAATGACATTCTGTCAGTAACATTAATCCATCTCAACAACCAGCAATATTCTAGCAGATTAAGAACGATTTTTACAGTGAGCACAAcggtaacaaattatttttcttctgaAGACCACAATAAATTTTAGTTGCCATTAATGGTGATTTTATAAGTTTGGTTTTGAAaggaatttgaagaaaggaaagggcTTCATGTATAAATATTAGTCTCTTTTACAATGTCcacttaaaaaagaaaaatcaaatatGTGAATAGAGGACGAAATTCCCATCCAATTTACTAAAAAGCAAAACAAAGAAAGAACACTGCCCAAGCAATGTCATGCTTGAGCTTTAACTTTTAATAATGAACAATGTCACAAACAGAAATTCTTGTATGCTCCTAGAGCATAACCAATGTGTGTTTCAGAAACATTCACAAATCACAACCACTCAATTtcatttataatatttcaaatgCATAAAACCAAGGATGAGTGATTATGCACACAAATGGAGCATGCAAGTGCACCCttaataatttcttaactccagtaccataaaaaaaaaataaaacagataaaacaaagaagagaacaaaaatattcaGCTCCAATACCAAGAGAAAAAGAGTGTCATGATCAACATTAACAAGACTGATAAATGTTTTGCAATGAcattgttaaaatttaaaatggttTTGTTAATCTTTTTAAGATCTAATATCTGAGATTCGATGAATCATATATATGCATTACATTGACTGATTGACATTCTAACAAAATTGACTGGTGGCTTGTGTCAATGGTCGATTCATAATATGATCATTCACAAAAATACCACAACCAATATATGCAAAGGGGGAGGGGAAGGGCCGAAGGGGCCTTCAaaagataaagagaaaaatCACAATGCATTTCTAATGCATGAGAGCTTACCAGTGTATCTAAATGAAATTGGAAAACCTCCCCAACCAGGATCATCCTTTTGGTCACTGGGTGCTTTTCAGTTGTACCACCAGTGATGATAATTGAATTATTCACAATCACCCATGCACACTCTATGTGGGAGTCAGGCTTTGGCATAGGTTGCAAAACTTTCCATTTCATTTCGTCATCCAACATATAAACATCGCCATAGACAACCTGAAACAAAATAAATCTTAAGGCCATAAGACACCTTAAAGTCTATATATTATACATGATGAAGGAGTCGCAATCATGCAAAAGATTATTTAGAACACATTACTAGTATTTCAAGTGCCATATCTTCAAAAAAATAAGCCAATTATTACATGCAACAGAGTAATTCATGAATGCTGTTGGTAGCCAAAGAAAACATACTTCATGCCTGCGTGAACACTTGAATATAGGTGAGCCTGGTTTGGGCATAAAGTCACCTTCTTGTCCGCCAATCACAAAAAGCTGATCATTTGCCACAATGCAAGCCCTGTACAAATAAGGTAGTGTTAGAACTAAGGTGAAAGCCAACCAACCAGTTTAAAGAAAATGTATATGagatttaaaaagaaaatcatCTTTTCGCAAAAGATTCTTTGGGTTTCAACGACACAGGTTAGCTTTTTAaacatgaaatttttttttttgaaaaaaataaaacaaaaaacaatcaagaaattaaagattttCACAAATTAAACAAGAACAGCGATAAAAGTATCTGGGCAATCTGCTAACCTATGAGGTCCGCCACGAGGAATGGGAATTTCAGTTCGCCATTTTTTCTCCAATGCTTTACCATCCTTTACACCTAGGCTCCAATGCTCTAGTGCAGGTGTATGGCGATTCTCCTTGCCACCGCCCATGACATGTAGTCTTCCCCTCCATAATTGAGTAGCAGGAGCATACCTAGAAACTCCTATGTTAGTATACTATAACTTTTCGTATGACAATTAAATAGTTTAACTTGTTAAAATTCCATCTACCAGAAAAGCTTGATCAATCATTAATGTAGTGGCAGATACCAATTTAActagaatttttaattatcaaataacAAGTCTAGGTTTCACCTCAATGATAAATTGGAAAAATGAACATTTACAGTGCAGTACACAGCACAGTTCACGCATAATTTAATGGTGTACACTGTACATAACATACCTTGGAAGAGGCAATGGTGGCAAACTGCTCCATTGCTTGGTTTTAGTGTCTAAGGCGAATACAAGATTAATAGACCCTCTGCATTGCGGACCATATTGTCCTGAGACCACATATATGTATCTCCCATCAGTTGCAACTCCTAAATGTGAATTAGCCATCTCTTTTGGTGACTCGATCCTATCTACCCATTTGTTACTGATGAAATCATAGACATCAACATGAGAATGCACCTGCAAGAAACATATAAGCACAGAAGATAAATTAAGATCGTTAATAGTCTCAATAAACTGTCAAACGACAACCAGACAATAAAAAACTATCATCTCACTAGCCACATTATATATATGGATCCAAATACTGTGCTATAAAGTCTCACAATCATAAACATGATCTTTAGGATCAAATAGTAaacaatgacaaaaaaaataagtaaGTTTATCATCACATTAGCTACATTATACATATGAATCCAACTATTGTGCTGTGAGGTCTCGTAAAACATAAACAAGATTATTCCTTTAGGGTCAGAGATGCAATATGTGCATCAGCATAGGATCATATTGAATGTATTAAGCATTTGCCAATGAGCCAGAGATCGGCGAAACACTCACGTAGTCGAGATTTCTGTATCCTTGAAGAACATAAAACATGTTCTTAATCTGTACAGCATATCCATCCAGCCGAGGCACCGGTGCCGATGGCATTGCCTCCCAATTCCAATTGGGAGCAGGTATATCTGCAAATGTTGCTGGAAAGAGATCTTCAGAGCCATTCTTTTTTGCAACTTCAGCGTGGCCACCCTATAAAAAGCCCCAACATTATATCCAAAATCAGCAATAAAGTAACCACAAAAGCAAACTCAACAAGATTATCAATCAGAACCCAACAAAACCAgaatttaaaagaaaagtaaacaatgaaatgaaatttccaaaacaat includes:
- the LOC130935819 gene encoding kelch repeat-containing protein At3g27220-like encodes the protein MSRFHQKHFSATNLVLFFCFSTILGLALVANLIWESFSHVHVATTSNWVVRDQVPVILFQNNSALHTLQKGGHAEVAKKNGSEDLFPATFADIPAPNWNWEAMPSAPVPRLDGYAVQIKNMFYVLQGYRNLDYVHSHVDVYDFISNKWVDRIESPKEMANSHLGVATDGRYIYVVSGQYGPQCRGSINLVFALDTKTKQWSSLPPLPLPRYAPATQLWRGRLHVMGGGKENRHTPALEHWSLGVKDGKALEKKWRTEIPIPRGGPHRACIVANDQLFVIGGQEGDFMPKPGSPIFKCSRRHEVVYGDVYMLDDEMKWKVLQPMPKPDSHIECAWVIVNNSIIITGGTTEKHPVTKRMILVGEVFQFHLDTLTWSVIGKLPYRIKTTLTGFWDGWLYFTSGQRDRGPDNPQPRQVVGDMWRTKLSLR